The Medicago truncatula cultivar Jemalong A17 chromosome 4, MtrunA17r5.0-ANR, whole genome shotgun sequence genome includes a region encoding these proteins:
- the LOC11414447 gene encoding mucin-5AC isoform X2 yields the protein MAQLERPQRYVDGTKSPASIQTMEQLLRGEAASASKPKLSPSKSSSSSNCSSPSSPFFQRLKHHDSEEDHGQNQKKSVITKVKEKAKKLRHTLSKKKHEDWTATSPSAGAGSEGDGAEEDAEYHGAPMYESEMAPEGYKENVRQHSRMSPRSPQTHVLSNNEKLGLEQAREKTLSRSLSRKTTHPAATAATSTTLSGPSNIITKPIAEENMSPAYAEGSETAHYITSKVHGLSVSKPGEGHISSPTAATTHKLSSLSLRTSRTPPAKIPSQTGPSTPRASSIRMGTPPRSPPSSAPPGASNTSPTSQIWDKGVSVKEYLMNKFEPGEDEKALSKVISEAMSPRRTPGDVGVIEKVREAVTSLLRTEEPEKPADTDTTTTTTTHTPSQVSASTSTTHAPSQIPVSFNAQEAVEVENHDRILQAN from the exons atggcTCAACTTGAACGCCCTCAGAGATATGTTGATGGTACAAAAAGTCCTGCTAGCATCCAAACCATGGAACAACTTCTTCGAG GAGAAGCTGCATCCGCATCAAAGCCAAAGCTGTCACCAAGCAAATCCTCCTCTTCCTCAAACTGTTCTTCCCCATCCTCTCCTTTCTTCCAGAGGTTGAAGCATCATGACTCAGAAGAAGACCATGGCCAGAATCAGAAGAAATCAGTTATCACCAAAGTAAAGGAGAAGGCCAAGAAGTTACGCCACACTCTCAGCAAGAAAAAACACGAGGATTGGACCGCTACTAGTCCCTCTGCGGGAGCAGGGTCAGAAGGTGATGGAGCAGAAGAAGATGCTGAATATCATGGAGCTCCga TGTATGAATCCGAGATGGCACCTGAAGGATACAAAGAAAATGTCAGGCAACATTCAAGAATGAGTCCAAGAAGCCCACAGACACATGTTCTGTCAAACAATGAGAAACTTGGATTAGAACAAGCTAGAGAAAAGACGCTGAGTCGTTCACTTTCGAGGAAAACAACACATCCAGCTGCAACTGCTGCTACTTCTACTACACTCTCTGGTCCAAGCAATATAATAACTAAACCCATAGCCGAGGAGAATATGTCACCGGCATATGCTGAAGGATCAGAAACAGCTCATTACATAACCTCGAAAGTTCATGGCCTCTCAGTTTCAAAAcctggagagggtcacatttcATCACCAACAGCTGCAACAACTCATAAACTGTCGTCGTTGTCCCTTCGTACTTCACGTACCCCTCCCGCTAAGATACCTTCTCAAACAGGTCCAAGCACACCTCGCGCTTCATCAATTCGAATGGGAACTCCACCACGTTCACCACCCTCATCTGCTCCACCCGGTGCGAGCAATACTAGCCCCACCTCACAAATATGGGATAAGGGTGTTTCCGTGAAGGAATACTTGATGAACAAATTTGAGCCAGGTGAAGATGAGAAAGCTCTCTCAAAAGTGATATCTGAAGCAATGAGTCCTAGGAGAACTCCCGGTGATGTAGGCGTGATTGAGAAGGTGAGAGAAGCTGTAACATCTTTACTCCGAACTGAGGAACCAGAAAAACCCGCTGACACAGACACAACCACAACTACAACTACGCATACACCGTCCCAAGTCTCAGCATCCACCAGCACTACTCACGCACCATCTCAAATCCCTGTATCTTTCAACGCTCAAGAAG CTGTTGAGGTAGAAAACCATGACAGGATTCTTCAGGCAAATTGA
- the LOC11414447 gene encoding mucin-5AC isoform X1, with amino-acid sequence MAQLERPQRYVDGTKSPASIQTMEQLLRAGEAASASKPKLSPSKSSSSSNCSSPSSPFFQRLKHHDSEEDHGQNQKKSVITKVKEKAKKLRHTLSKKKHEDWTATSPSAGAGSEGDGAEEDAEYHGAPMYESEMAPEGYKENVRQHSRMSPRSPQTHVLSNNEKLGLEQAREKTLSRSLSRKTTHPAATAATSTTLSGPSNIITKPIAEENMSPAYAEGSETAHYITSKVHGLSVSKPGEGHISSPTAATTHKLSSLSLRTSRTPPAKIPSQTGPSTPRASSIRMGTPPRSPPSSAPPGASNTSPTSQIWDKGVSVKEYLMNKFEPGEDEKALSKVISEAMSPRRTPGDVGVIEKVREAVTSLLRTEEPEKPADTDTTTTTTTHTPSQVSASTSTTHAPSQIPVSFNAQEAVEVENHDRILQAN; translated from the exons atggcTCAACTTGAACGCCCTCAGAGATATGTTGATGGTACAAAAAGTCCTGCTAGCATCCAAACCATGGAACAACTTCTTCGAG CAGGAGAAGCTGCATCCGCATCAAAGCCAAAGCTGTCACCAAGCAAATCCTCCTCTTCCTCAAACTGTTCTTCCCCATCCTCTCCTTTCTTCCAGAGGTTGAAGCATCATGACTCAGAAGAAGACCATGGCCAGAATCAGAAGAAATCAGTTATCACCAAAGTAAAGGAGAAGGCCAAGAAGTTACGCCACACTCTCAGCAAGAAAAAACACGAGGATTGGACCGCTACTAGTCCCTCTGCGGGAGCAGGGTCAGAAGGTGATGGAGCAGAAGAAGATGCTGAATATCATGGAGCTCCga TGTATGAATCCGAGATGGCACCTGAAGGATACAAAGAAAATGTCAGGCAACATTCAAGAATGAGTCCAAGAAGCCCACAGACACATGTTCTGTCAAACAATGAGAAACTTGGATTAGAACAAGCTAGAGAAAAGACGCTGAGTCGTTCACTTTCGAGGAAAACAACACATCCAGCTGCAACTGCTGCTACTTCTACTACACTCTCTGGTCCAAGCAATATAATAACTAAACCCATAGCCGAGGAGAATATGTCACCGGCATATGCTGAAGGATCAGAAACAGCTCATTACATAACCTCGAAAGTTCATGGCCTCTCAGTTTCAAAAcctggagagggtcacatttcATCACCAACAGCTGCAACAACTCATAAACTGTCGTCGTTGTCCCTTCGTACTTCACGTACCCCTCCCGCTAAGATACCTTCTCAAACAGGTCCAAGCACACCTCGCGCTTCATCAATTCGAATGGGAACTCCACCACGTTCACCACCCTCATCTGCTCCACCCGGTGCGAGCAATACTAGCCCCACCTCACAAATATGGGATAAGGGTGTTTCCGTGAAGGAATACTTGATGAACAAATTTGAGCCAGGTGAAGATGAGAAAGCTCTCTCAAAAGTGATATCTGAAGCAATGAGTCCTAGGAGAACTCCCGGTGATGTAGGCGTGATTGAGAAGGTGAGAGAAGCTGTAACATCTTTACTCCGAACTGAGGAACCAGAAAAACCCGCTGACACAGACACAACCACAACTACAACTACGCATACACCGTCCCAAGTCTCAGCATCCACCAGCACTACTCACGCACCATCTCAAATCCCTGTATCTTTCAACGCTCAAGAAG CTGTTGAGGTAGAAAACCATGACAGGATTCTTCAGGCAAATTGA